One window from the genome of Sesamum indicum cultivar Zhongzhi No. 13 linkage group LG15, S_indicum_v1.0, whole genome shotgun sequence encodes:
- the LOC105177369 gene encoding uncharacterized membrane protein At3g27390 isoform X1, which translates to MEPPRGFWASLWNFIFFLPFFIGLLILGFIKGIIMFPVIFLIITVAISVIILGLWPIHCFYTYYCILSTKQFGPALKLILSICIAAVLISWPPIGIACSLLFGAAYGLLAPIFATFQAVNEGKTNKFYHCICDGTWSAIKGSFTIIRDVLDVCYHSYFSIMDDIRRQGPPEGKYYEIRLLYVPLALIAGILGSIVDLPVISVIALCKSPYMLFKGWHRLFHDCIGREGPFLETICVPFAGFAILLWPLAVVGAVLGSIVSSIFLGAYAAVIVYQESSFWFGLCYIIASLSIYDEYSNDVLDLPEGSCYPRPRYRKKAPSRTTSRSISFSRPSSFKNPPARTSSLNAPMLELKPLELADALFKECQRHGEVMALEGIITLKDIEDAKSKRDRGRVISVGLPAYCLLQTLLRSTKANSTGILLGDNVTEITSSNRPKDTFFDWFLNPLLIIKDQIKASNLSEAEEQYLGKLVLLSGDPARLKNSNIGPEPESELRRAELDALARRLQGITKSISRYPTFRRRFESSMKNILEELAKKNGGGEKSGSTEPQTVPRSKSMFARIFSQKSFKSRTNGEGPDQKGETCERDVEIA; encoded by the exons atggaACCTCCAAGGGGTTTCTGGGCTTCTCTCTGGAacttcatctttttcttgCCTTTCTTCATTGGCCTTCTTATTCTTGGCTTCATTAAAG GTATCATTATGTTCCCGGTGATATTTCTGATAATAACTGTCGCAATTTCAGTGATAATATTGGGTCTTTGGCCTATACACTGCTTCTATACGTATTACTGCATTTTGAG CACAAAACAATTTGGTCCAGCTTTGAAGCTCATTCTTAGCATTTGTATTGCTGCCGTCTTAATCTCATGGCCCCCCATTGGAATTGCATGTAGCCTTCTGTTTGGGGCAGCATATGGCTTGCTTGCACCAATATTTGCTACTTTTCAGGCAGTCAATGAAGGGAAGACTAACAAATTCTATCACTGCATTTGC GATGGAACTTGGAGCGCTATCAAAGGGAGCTTCACTATTATTAGGGATGTTTTGGATGTTTGTTACCATTCTTACTTCTCAATTATGGATGATATAAGGCGTCAAGGGCCTCCTGAAGGAAAATATTACGAAATTCG ATTGTTATATGTTCCACTTGCCCTTATTGCTGGGATTTTGGGTTCAATCGTTGACCTTCCTGTGATCTCAGTTATTGCACTGTGTAAGAGCCCCTATATGCTATTCAAGGGGTGGCATCGCTTGTTTCATGATTGTATTGGCCGTGAAGGGCCCTTCTTGGAGACCATATGCGTGCCATTTGCTGGATTTGCTATTTTACTCTGGCCATTGGCCGTTGTGGGAGCAGTTTTGGGCTCCATTGTATCAAGTATCTTCTTGGGAGCTTATGCAGCTGTGATTGTCTATCAG GAGAGCTCTTTCTGGTTTGGACTTTGTTATATTATTGCCTCTTTGTCTATATACGACGAATATAGCAATGATGTTCTTGACCTGCCTGAAGGATCCTGCTATCCCAG GCCACGTTACAGAAAGAAGGCCCCTTCACGAACTACCTCTCGTTCCATTTCTTTCTCGAGGCCCAGCTCTTTCAAAAATCCACCCGCTCGTACGAGTTCTCTCAACGCGCCTATGCTTGAGTTGAAACCCCTGGAG TTAGCTGATGCGTTGTTCAAGGAGTGCCAGCGGCATGGGGAAGTTATGGCTTTGGAAGGGATAATAACACTAAAAGATATTGAAGATGCCAAGAGTAAAAGAGACAGAGGCAGAGTGATAAGCGTAGGTTTGCCTGCTTATTGCCTTCTTCAGACACTTTTGCGCTCGACTAAAGCCAATTCTACTGGCATATTGCTAG GCGACAATGTTACTGAAATAACCTCTTCGAATAGGCCTAAAGATACGTTCTTTGATTGGTTTCTGAATCCACTCTTGATCATTAAAGACCAGATTAAAGCTAGCAACCTCTCTGAGGCGGAAGAGCAATACCTCGGCAAGTTAGTTTTATTGAGTGGCGATCCTGCGAGATTGAAGAACTCAAATATTGGCCCGGAACCTGAATCTGAGCTTAGACGAGCCGAGCTTGATGCTTTAGCTCGAAG ACTTCAAGGGATCACTAAATCAATATCAAGATATCCAACATTTAGACGCCGTTTTGAGAGTAGTATGAAAAACATCTTGGAAGAGCTTGCCAAGAAGAATGGTGGTGGCGAGAAATCTGGCAGCACTGAACCTCAAACAGTGCCGAGATCAAAAAGCATGTTTGCCCGTATCTTCAGCCAGAAGTCTTTTAAAAGCAGAACAAATGGTGAAGGTCCTGATCAGAAGGGTGAAACGTGTGAAAGAGACGTCGAAATCGCATAA
- the LOC105177369 gene encoding uncharacterized membrane protein At3g27390 isoform X2 has protein sequence MFPVIFLIITVAISVIILGLWPIHCFYTYYCILSTKQFGPALKLILSICIAAVLISWPPIGIACSLLFGAAYGLLAPIFATFQAVNEGKTNKFYHCICDGTWSAIKGSFTIIRDVLDVCYHSYFSIMDDIRRQGPPEGKYYEIRLLYVPLALIAGILGSIVDLPVISVIALCKSPYMLFKGWHRLFHDCIGREGPFLETICVPFAGFAILLWPLAVVGAVLGSIVSSIFLGAYAAVIVYQESSFWFGLCYIIASLSIYDEYSNDVLDLPEGSCYPRPRYRKKAPSRTTSRSISFSRPSSFKNPPARTSSLNAPMLELKPLELADALFKECQRHGEVMALEGIITLKDIEDAKSKRDRGRVISVGLPAYCLLQTLLRSTKANSTGILLGDNVTEITSSNRPKDTFFDWFLNPLLIIKDQIKASNLSEAEEQYLGKLVLLSGDPARLKNSNIGPEPESELRRAELDALARRLQGITKSISRYPTFRRRFESSMKNILEELAKKNGGGEKSGSTEPQTVPRSKSMFARIFSQKSFKSRTNGEGPDQKGETCERDVEIA, from the exons ATGTTCCCGGTGATATTTCTGATAATAACTGTCGCAATTTCAGTGATAATATTGGGTCTTTGGCCTATACACTGCTTCTATACGTATTACTGCATTTTGAG CACAAAACAATTTGGTCCAGCTTTGAAGCTCATTCTTAGCATTTGTATTGCTGCCGTCTTAATCTCATGGCCCCCCATTGGAATTGCATGTAGCCTTCTGTTTGGGGCAGCATATGGCTTGCTTGCACCAATATTTGCTACTTTTCAGGCAGTCAATGAAGGGAAGACTAACAAATTCTATCACTGCATTTGC GATGGAACTTGGAGCGCTATCAAAGGGAGCTTCACTATTATTAGGGATGTTTTGGATGTTTGTTACCATTCTTACTTCTCAATTATGGATGATATAAGGCGTCAAGGGCCTCCTGAAGGAAAATATTACGAAATTCG ATTGTTATATGTTCCACTTGCCCTTATTGCTGGGATTTTGGGTTCAATCGTTGACCTTCCTGTGATCTCAGTTATTGCACTGTGTAAGAGCCCCTATATGCTATTCAAGGGGTGGCATCGCTTGTTTCATGATTGTATTGGCCGTGAAGGGCCCTTCTTGGAGACCATATGCGTGCCATTTGCTGGATTTGCTATTTTACTCTGGCCATTGGCCGTTGTGGGAGCAGTTTTGGGCTCCATTGTATCAAGTATCTTCTTGGGAGCTTATGCAGCTGTGATTGTCTATCAG GAGAGCTCTTTCTGGTTTGGACTTTGTTATATTATTGCCTCTTTGTCTATATACGACGAATATAGCAATGATGTTCTTGACCTGCCTGAAGGATCCTGCTATCCCAG GCCACGTTACAGAAAGAAGGCCCCTTCACGAACTACCTCTCGTTCCATTTCTTTCTCGAGGCCCAGCTCTTTCAAAAATCCACCCGCTCGTACGAGTTCTCTCAACGCGCCTATGCTTGAGTTGAAACCCCTGGAG TTAGCTGATGCGTTGTTCAAGGAGTGCCAGCGGCATGGGGAAGTTATGGCTTTGGAAGGGATAATAACACTAAAAGATATTGAAGATGCCAAGAGTAAAAGAGACAGAGGCAGAGTGATAAGCGTAGGTTTGCCTGCTTATTGCCTTCTTCAGACACTTTTGCGCTCGACTAAAGCCAATTCTACTGGCATATTGCTAG GCGACAATGTTACTGAAATAACCTCTTCGAATAGGCCTAAAGATACGTTCTTTGATTGGTTTCTGAATCCACTCTTGATCATTAAAGACCAGATTAAAGCTAGCAACCTCTCTGAGGCGGAAGAGCAATACCTCGGCAAGTTAGTTTTATTGAGTGGCGATCCTGCGAGATTGAAGAACTCAAATATTGGCCCGGAACCTGAATCTGAGCTTAGACGAGCCGAGCTTGATGCTTTAGCTCGAAG ACTTCAAGGGATCACTAAATCAATATCAAGATATCCAACATTTAGACGCCGTTTTGAGAGTAGTATGAAAAACATCTTGGAAGAGCTTGCCAAGAAGAATGGTGGTGGCGAGAAATCTGGCAGCACTGAACCTCAAACAGTGCCGAGATCAAAAAGCATGTTTGCCCGTATCTTCAGCCAGAAGTCTTTTAAAAGCAGAACAAATGGTGAAGGTCCTGATCAGAAGGGTGAAACGTGTGAAAGAGACGTCGAAATCGCATAA
- the LOC105177370 gene encoding very-long-chain 3-oxoacyl-CoA reductase 1: MADCILEQLKSQPAWLLVFLSLGFLSILKFSLSILKWVYVNFLRPGKNLKNYGSWALITGPTDGIGKAFAFQLARKGLNLVLVGRNPDKLKDVSESIKSKYGSTQIKNVVVDFSGDLDDGVSRIKEVIQGLDVGVLINNVGVSYPYARFLHEVDDKLLSDLIKVNVEGTTKVTQAVLPGMVKRKKGAIVNIGSGAAIVIPSDPLYSVYAATKAYVDQFSRCLYVEYKKSGIDVQCQVPLYVATKMASIRRSSFFVPSTDGYARAALRWIGYEPRCTPYWPHSLLWALASSLPESVIDAWRLKFCLGIRKRGQLKDSRKKE; encoded by the exons ATGGCGGACTGCATCTTAGAGCAGCTCAAATCTCAGCCAGCATGGCTTCTCGTCTTCCTCTCGCTCGGTTTCTTATCAATCCTCAAGTTCTCTCTTTCGATTCTCAAATGGGTCTATGTCAATTTCCTCCGACCCGGGAAAAACCTCAAGAACTACGGGTCATGGGCTTTAATCACCGGTCCTACTGATGGAATCGGGAAAGCCTTCGCTTTTCAGCTGGCAAGGAAAGGGCTCAACTTAGTTCTAGTTGGCAGAAACCCGGATAAGCTTAAGGATGTCTCGGAATCCATTAAATCCAAATACGGGTCCACCCAGATCAAGAATGTGGTGGTGGACTTTTCTGGCGATTTGGACGACGGGGTTTCCAGGATTAAGGAAGTTATTCAAGGGTTAGATGTTGGGGTGTTGATTAACAACGTTGGCGTGTCTTATCCTTATGCGAGGTTCTTGCATGAAGTGGATGACAAACTATTGAGTGATCTGATTAAGGTGAATGTGGAGGGTACTACCAAAGTGACTCAAGCTGTTTTGCCAGGGATGGtgaagaggaaaaagggggCGATTGTCAATATTGGGTCTGGTGCTGCTATTGTGATTCCTTCTGATCCGCTTTATTCTGTTTATGCTGCTACCAAAGC GTATGTTGATCAGTTCTCAAGATGCCTCTACGTGGAGTATAAGAAGAGTGGGATTGATGTGCAGTGTCAG GTACCATTATACGTGGCAACAAAGATGGCATCAATCAGAAGGTCATCCTTCTTTGTTCCATCAACAGATGGTTATGCTCGTGCAGCCCTGCGCTGGATAGGCTATGAACCTCGGTGCACCCCTTACTGGCCTCATTCACTCTTGTGGGCTCTGGCAAGTTCTTTGCCTGAGTCAGTAATTGATGCTTGGCGTCTCAAGTTCTGCCTCGGAATTAGGAAGAGAGGACAACTGAAAGACTCAAGGAAGAAGGAGTAG
- the LOC105177372 gene encoding zinc finger CCCH domain-containing protein 67, with amino-acid sequence MTTYEDDSQTKPCPDAETEEQEPGFLTPAPLSEDALIERMESVALKSEDNNDSIVDDDGNKDVAGCENSGLLPLRPYAGDCPHYVRTGTCKFGLNCRYNHPVKKTQQFLKSRDSDSDNFGTIECKYFSTAGGCKYGKSCRYGHPGEESENTVPELNFLGLPMRLGEKECPYYMRNGSCGYGSRCVYHHPEPTSVAGKRSPNGMDEKFGEPVVSLAENSSVGSLHLSGASKPYQAPWSSHKSSHSVGPYSENQSSPQWIGEQSEHNGPQGSNYSHQGRNSCTAPTANGCVRKMDGSMQVDEFPERPGQPECDYFMKTGDCKFRSTCRFHHPKNRTPKVEECILNENGLPLRPGRSICRHYERHGLCKFGRACLFDHPATHGLPAYPEWPTSGSAVGCDGSGWDY; translated from the exons ATGACAACTTACGAAGACGATAGCCAGACGAAGCCGTGCCCGGACGCGGAGACGGAGGAGCAGGAGCCAGGTTTTCTAACCCCTGCTCCGCTCTCGGAGGATGCGTTGATTGAGAGGATGGAGAGTGTAGCGCTAAAATCTGAAGACAATAACGACAGcattgttgatgatgatggaaACAAGGATGTCGCCGGATGCGAGAACAGCGGATTGCTGCCGCTGCGACCGTACGCTGGGGATTGCCCTCACTACGTGCGAACTGGCACGTGTAAGTTTGGACTGAACTGTAGGTATAATCACCCAGTCAAGAAGACTCAGCAG TTTCTTAAAAGTAGGGACTCGGATTCGGACAACTTTGGCACGATTGAGTGCAAG TACTTCTCAACTGCAGGAGGGTGCAAGTACGGAAAATCTTGTAGATATGGCCATCCCGGTGAAGAGTCGGAAAATACTGTTCCAGAGCTTAACTTTTTGGGTTTGCCTATGCGTCTG ggTGAGAAGGAGTGTCCATACTACATGCGCAATGGTTCCTGTGGTTATGGATCTCGTTGTGTTTATCATCATCCGGAGCCTACTTCAGTGGCAGGAAAGAGATCTCCCAATGGAATGGATGAAAAGTTTGGGGAACCAGTAGTCAGTCTTGCAGAAAATAGCAGTGTTGGTTCTCTGCACCTGTCAGGAGCATCAAAACCATATCAAGCACCCTGGTCTTCACACAAATCATCTCACAGTGTGGGTCCCTATTCAGAAAACCAGTCATCTCCTCAATGGATTGGTGAACAATCAGAACATAATGGGCCTCAG GGTTCAAACTATTCCCATCAAGGAAGAAATTCTTGTACGGCTCCAACTGCCAATGGTTGTGTGAGAAAAATGGATGGCTCTATGCAAGTTGATGAATTCCCTGAACGACCAGGTCAGCCTGAATGTGATTACTTCATGAAAACTGGAGATTGCAAATTCAGGTCTACATGTCGGTTTCACCACCCGAAGAATCGGACGCCTAAGGTAGAAGAATGTATTCTTAATGAGAATGGCCTGCCACTGAGACCT GGTAGAAGCATTTGTAGGCATTATGAGCGTCATGGTCTTTGCAAGTTTGGACGTGCATGCCTGTTTGACCACCCAGCAACCCATGGATTGCCAGCATATCCAGAATGGCCCACCTCAGGGTCTGCTGTTGGCTGTGATGGTAGTGGCTGGGATTATTAA
- the LOC105177371 gene encoding RPM1-interacting protein 4: MTSHEKGRPLPKFGEWDVNNPASADGFTVIFAKARDEKKANDTAAAAAPQPSFDSMPQQHPSHEQSRKKKWLCCI; the protein is encoded by the exons ATGACGTCT CACGAGAAAGGTCGGCCATTGCCGAAATTTGGCGAGTGGGACGTCAATAATCCTGCCTCAGCTGATGGATTTACTGTGATTTTTGCCAAAGCCAGAGATGAAAAGAAGGCTAATGACACTGCTGCAGCTGCTGCACCACAGCCAAGTTTCGACAGTATGCCTCAGCAACACCCATCTCATGAGCAATCCCGCAAG AAAAAGTGGCTTTGCTGTATCTGA
- the LOC105177373 gene encoding LOW QUALITY PROTEIN: succinate dehydrogenase [ubiquinone] iron-sulfur subunit 2, mitochondrial (The sequence of the model RefSeq protein was modified relative to this genomic sequence to represent the inferred CDS: inserted 4 bases in 3 codons; deleted 2 bases in 1 codon) produces the protein MPHNHQPTTLPHSISTAHLPPRHLHPRHLIDFPLRISVHHYHCLYFVFDLFKLQTKTSSSLPSMATGLLRPAVSRVTPLSPPARPIVSRAHASADQAQQVEPKAKLTAKPKTFQIYRWNPDAPQLQDYEIDLKDCGPMVLDALIKIKNEMDQTLTFRRSCCERICGSCAINIDGRNGXACLTKISSGGPTMITPLPHMFVITDLAVDMTNFYNQYKSIEPLKRKNPPSPPGKEIVQSKEDRNKLFGMYECIXCACCSTSCTSYWWNPESYLGPAALLHANRWIMDSRDEYXQKRLDAINDEFKLYRCHAILNCAKACPKGLNPGMQIRTSRNLSFQFLSRLKKYTGCM, from the exons ATGCCCCATAACCACCAGCCAACCACATTGCCTCATTCCATCTCCACCGCTCATTTACCGCCACGTCATCTCCATCCACGACATCTCATTGACTTCCCCCTACGCATTTCTGTACATCACTATCACtgtttgtattttgtatttgacCTCTTCAAACTTCAAACCAAAACTTCATCTTCTTTGCCATCAATGGCCACTGGGTTGCTCCGACCGGCGGTGTCTAGGGTTACGCCACTCTCGCCGCCCGCCAGGCCAATAGTTTCCCGTGCCCACGCATCCGCGGACCAGGCACAACAAGTGGAGCCCAAGGCGAAGCTCACCGCCAAACCCAAGACCTTCCAAATCTACCGGTGGAACCCCGACGCACCCCAGCTCCAGGACTATGAGATTGATCTAAAGGACTGCGGTCCAATGGTTCTCGACGCC TTAATCAAGATCAAGAACGAGATGGACCAAACACTCACTTTTCGCCGGTCCTGCTGTGAGAGAATCTGCGGTTCGTGCGCTATCAACATCGATGGGCGGAACG TAGCCTGTTTGACGAAAATATCATCTGGTGGGCCCACGATGATCACCCCTCTGCCGCATATGTTCGTGATCACGGATTTGGCTGTGGATATGACGAATTTTTATAATCAGTACAAGTCGATCGAGCCGCTGAAGAGGAAGAATCCGCCTTCGCCGCCGGGGAAGGAGATTGTGCAGAGCAAGGAGGATAGGAACAAGCTTTTTGGGATGTATGAATGTAT CTGTGCCTGCTGTAGCACTTCCTGCACCAGCTACTGGTGGAACCCGGAGTCTTATTTGGGTCCTGCCGCGCTTTTGCACGCCAATAG ATGGATAATGGACAGTCGTGATGAAT ACCAAAAGCGTCTTGATGCCATAAATGATGAATTCAAGCTGTATCGCTGCCATGCTATATTGAATTGTGCTAAAGCCTGTCCAAAGGGACTCAATCCTGGAATGCAAATCAGAACATCAAGAAACTTGAgctttcaatttctttcaagACTGAAAAAGTACACTGGATGTATGTAG